TCAACTTACAAATTACTTTTATTTTAAGTAAATAACTTTTATTAAAAGTAACTATGATGATGCAAATTAATGGGATATTTTTAATTTAGGAGCAATACGAGTGTTGTCACTATTTATAGTAATCTCTTCATTGACAGTATTTATTTTAGTGTTTTTATTTTTTAAAATAGCATTAAAACTTACAATAGGTAAAAATATAGGGAAAATCAAAAAAGATGATGAGAGAACGCGAAAATTAATCGAAAGAGCAATTTCCCTATTAAAAACAAATCCAAACGAAATAGGTGCCCTTGAAATTTTAAATAATTACTACTATAAAAATAAAGACCATGAAAATGGCATAAAATATGCAAAAAAATTATGCCAATTAATAGAAGACAACCCAATAAACCAAGAAATAAACACATTTAAAGCTTTTTTAAGTTATGGATTTTATAATCTTAAAAGAAATTTTAACAGAGAAGCCTTAGAATATTTAAGAAAAGCTTTTCTGATTAAAAAAACAGATGAAGATGCAAATTATTATCTTGGTGTAGCATTCTTAAAAAACGAAATGTATAAAGAAGCTCTATACTATCTTAAAAAAGTCCACAATTTTAATAAAAATAATAAAGATGTCCTAAAACACCTGGGAATAACTTTATTTAATCTAGAAAGCTACAGACAAGCTGTTATAATATTTAACAATATAAAAAAAAATATACAAGGCGACATTGAAGCTCTTTTGGCATATGCTAAATCTTTATCAAAAATGAATCAAGATCATCTAGCACTAGAGATTGCCAACAAAATAAAACAAAAAGATGGAATGATTTATGAGGCTTTATTGATTACATCTGAGATTCATTCAAAAAATAAAGAATTAGAAAAATTAGAACAAAATATTAAAGAAATAATAAAAGTAAAACCCGACTTGCCTAAAAAAACTTTCCTTGAATTATTTTATAATCTTGGAGAACTTCAAATCTCTGTTGAAAATTATCAAAAAGCTACAGAAGCTTTTACCAAAGTTGAAGAGATTGATCCAAATTACAAAAATATTAAAGAAAAATTGGAATTTAGCAAAAGGTTAAACGAAAACATAGCCCTAAGAATATATTTGCGCAGTTCAAAAGAAAATTTTGAAAAAATAGCAAATGAAATTATTTTAAAACTATATTTAAATAAATTTCAAATAAGAGATTCTAAAATAAATGAAGTAACAACACAATTTATTGACATAAACTTTCACTTAGCTAACAATCAGTGGGAAGAAAATTTAATAGTGCGTTTTGTAAGAACTGAACAAGATACTTTTGGTGA
The window above is part of the Borreliella burgdorferi B31 genome. Proteins encoded here:
- a CDS encoding tetratricopeptide repeat protein → MLSLFIVISSLTVFILVFLFFKIALKLTIGKNIGKIKKDDERTRKLIERAISLLKTNPNEIGALEILNNYYYKNKDHENGIKYAKKLCQLIEDNPINQEINTFKAFLSYGFYNLKRNFNREALEYLRKAFLIKKTDEDANYYLGVAFLKNEMYKEALYYLKKVHNFNKNNKDVLKHLGITLFNLESYRQAVIIFNNIKKNIQGDIEALLAYAKSLSKMNQDHLALEIANKIKQKDGMIYEALLITSEIHSKNKELEKLEQNIKEIIKVKPDLPKKTFLELFYNLGELQISVENYQKATEAFTKVEEIDPNYKNIKEKLEFSKRLNENIALRIYLRSSKENFEKIANEIILKLYLNKFQIRDSKINEVTTQFIDINFHLANNQWEENLIVRFVRTEQDTFGELFLKDFISKIKENKIKGLCIAPSKFSLKAKQMIEGRLIDLVEGKKLAQILKKINISKYT